In Psychrilyobacter piezotolerans, the genomic window ATGGAGAATTAAGTAATCTTAAAAAAAAATTTGATGTGGATTATCCGAAAGAACTGAGAAAAAATATAATTGCAAAAAACTTTCCATTTTTAAATAAGATAGCTCCAGTTTATGCCAGTGAAATAAAAAAAGCCTTAAAAAGAAACGATCTTATCAGAGTTAATAAGAAAATTAATGAATTTTTTGAGAGTTATTTTGACATTATTTTTGCATTAAATATGAAACTACATACAGGAGAAAAAAACCTTTTAAAAATTACAACAGAACGGTTAAAACATCTTCCCAGAAATATGGAATCGGATATAAGAGAATTATTTGAAGGTCTATACAATGAAGATTTTGATACTGTGGACAAATTAAATGAAATTATCCACAGTTTAAGAGAATTATTAAAAGAAATGAACTTAATTTAGTTATCCTACGGAAATTTTATCTTTTGTATTTATATAATGAAGCAGAAGATTGTCTGTCTGTTTAAGTCTGCGGGAAATTTCTCTGGCTATATTGAGAATCAAAAGACAAAAAAGGTCTTTATCGGTATTATAAAAATCTAAAAAAAATTTTTTAGGAATCACGGCAAGCTCTACATCTCCTATAGCTATGGCAGAAAGTGTATGGGGCTGTATCCCAATTATGGATTCTTCGCCGATACAGCTTCCCTCTGCAAACTCAAAGAGCTGATAACTATTATAATTTATATCTTTAATTAATCTTATCTTCCCTTCCAGTATTATATAGATGTGTGTAGGGGCTTCATCCTGTTTAAAGATAAATTCCTTATCCTTATATGTTATCTTTTGCAATATCCGGAATATCTTATACAGCTGGGCTTCATTAAGACCTCCAAAGATAGAGATTTTACCAAGAATTTTAATAATTTTATCCATTTCAAAGAGTGGCGTTAATTCCTTCATAGTCGGCTCCTTTTTATAATTTATT contains:
- a CDS encoding DUF4037 domain-containing protein; the encoded protein is MKKYDDIFLELVDDFSKHSSVEAILLCGSRVGDTFDEDSDYDLYIYTTEDLPLDFRENIANKYFSHVELNNSISKKEDQGIFKKINVQIDIIYREIKQIEKMLEDITIRHHALTGYTTCYWENLVKSNILYDKNGELSNLKKKFDVDYPKELRKNIIAKNFPFLNKIAPVYASEIKKALKRNDLIRVNKKINEFFESYFDIIFALNMKLHTGEKNLLKITTERLKHLPRNMESDIRELFEGLYNEDFDTVDKLNEIIHSLRELLKEMNLI
- a CDS encoding cyclic nucleotide-binding domain-containing protein is translated as MKELTPLFEMDKIIKILGKISIFGGLNEAQLYKIFRILQKITYKDKEFIFKQDEAPTHIYIILEGKIRLIKDINYNSYQLFEFAEGSCIGEESIIGIQPHTLSAIAIGDVELAVIPKKFFLDFYNTDKDLFCLLILNIAREISRRLKQTDNLLLHYINTKDKISVG